The stretch of DNA TCAGTGACCTCCCGGCAGGGTCGCTTGGCCGGCGGCTGGGTCGACGAAGAAATAGAGGTAGAGAGGCAGCACGATGTAGCCGGCCGCCATCAGCACGGCGAAGGCCAGGGCGATGCGGTTCAGCACCGGCATGACCCGGTCGTTGCTCCAGCCCAGCGACTGGAGCATGCTCCAGGAGCCGTGGCGCAGGTGGAAGCCCAGCAGGACCATCACCGCCGGGAAACCGAAGGCCCAGACGGGCTGCTTGAACGCCTCCAGCACCACGCCGAAGAGGTCCTTCATGTGGTGGCCGTCAGGACGGGGCAGCAGCGCGTGATCGCCGAACTTGAACATCCTGATGTGCAGGACGACGAAGGCGCCCAGGATCAGACCCGTGATGATCATCGTCCGCGACGACAGCGTCTTCTTGCTGGCGCCGCCCGCGTCGCGCTGCAACTCGTACTTCACCGGACGCGCCCGCTGCTTGTCGATCCAGGCGACCATCACCCCGGTCAGGATGTGGATGGCGAAGATCACGATCATCACGATCTCGAAGGCGTAGATCAGCCAGCCGTGCAGGGCGGTCTCGA from bacterium encodes:
- a CDS encoding succinate dehydrogenase cytochrome b subunit, with amino-acid sequence MSTNQTTVWSSVGKKYLNGLTGLMLVGFIIVHLIGNLTLFIGVSAFNGYAHFLETALHGWLIYAFEIVMIVIFAIHILTGVMVAWIDKQRARPVKYELQRDAGGASKKTLSSRTMIITGLILGAFVVLHIRMFKFGDHALLPRPDGHHMKDLFGVVLEAFKQPVWAFGFPAVMVLLGFHLRHGSWSMLQSLGWSNDRVMPVLNRIALAFAVLMAAGYIVLPLYLYFFVDPAAGQATLPGGH